In the Candidatus Methylomirabilota bacterium genome, AAGGCCATGATGTGGGCGCCGATGTGGTCGTTGTAGATCTCGCGAAAATTGGTGATGACCACCGGGTGGGCGATCAGGTCGGCATAGTAGAAGCCGGCCGGCGGCGCGGCCTGGGGCGCCTGCAGCCACCGCAGCTGCTGCGCCTTGGCCAGCAGCCCGGGCGTGATCGTGCCGAAGGCGGCCTCGGCGCGGCCGATCTCGCGCGCGGCGTGCGCCTCCTCCTCCGCCACCACCACCGAGAGGTCCGGCAACGCGGCGGCCACGCGGGCCGCCCACTGGCGCGTGGTCTCCGTCTGCGGTGGAAGCATCAGGAGGGTCGTCATGGCCCACACGTTAGCACCGTCATCGGGGATCGGGCGGCCGGGTTTGGAGGGAAATCCGCGGGGGCGCTACGATCTCAGGTGATGGCGAGCCGGATCGGGGTGCTGGGCTGGGTGACCGGCGTGGTCTCGACGGTGCTGGGCGCGCTGGCGTTCGGCGCGGTGCTGTGCCTGTGGTTCCCCGCGGTGCTGACGACTCCCGCGCTGCGCGACGTCTATCCGATGGAGATCGTCCGCACCACCATCAAGATCGCGCTCGGGGTGGGCTTCGCTCTCGGGGTGGTGAGCGTGCTGACCAAGCGTCGGAAGGCGCTCGGCCTCACCGGGGCGGGCTTCGCGCTGCTGGCCACGCTCATGGGCGGCTCCGAGGTCGCGGTGGCCACCCCGGTGCCGCGCGGCCACCACGTCGGCCTCGACTGGTTCCTGCTCGACCTGTTCCTGCTCTCGGCCATCTTCGTGCCGATCGAGCTGCTCTTCGGGCGACTGCGGGAGCAGCCGATTTTCCGGGAAGGCTGGCGCACCGACCTCTGGCACTTCGGCATCAGCCATTTGCTGGTGCAGCTGACCGTGTTCCTCACCATGGCGCCGGCCGCGATCTTCTTCCGGTGGGCGGTGGCGCCCGAGGTGCAGGCCGCGGTCGCCGCGCAGCCCTACGCGCTGCAGTTCGTGGAGGTCCTGCTGGTGGCCGACCTGAGCCAGTACACCGTGCACCGCCTCTTCCACTCGGTGCCGTGGCTCTGGCGGTTCCACGAGATCCACCACTCGAGCCGCACCATGGACTGGCTGGCCGGCTCGCGCCTGCACCTCGTCGACATCGTGGTCACCCGCGGGCTCAGCTTCGTGCCGCTCTACGTGCTGGGCTTCGCGCAGCCGCCGGTGTTCGCCTACGTGCTCTTCGTGTCGTTCCAGGCCGTGCTCATCCACGCCAACGTGGGCTGGCGCTTCGGGCCGCTGCGCTGGGTGCTGGCCACTCCGCAGTATCACCACTGGCACCACGCGGTCGAGCCGGTGGACGTCAACTTCGCGGTGCACCTGCCGGTCATCGACGCGATCTTCGGGACGCTGCACCTGCCCGGCGATCGCTGGCCGGCGGCGTACGGGCTCGCCGGCCGGCCGGTGCCCGACGGCTACTGGGCGCAGCTCCTCTTCCCGTTCCGCCATAGATCGTGAAGCGGGGGCGGAAGACGGGGCGGATCAGGTAGGGGTTGGCCCCCGGCTCCTAGAGGCGGCCGACGTCGCCGGCGCGCAGCGCGGCGCGCTCCGGCTCGCTGAGCGCGTGGCCCGCCATCTCCTCGTCGCTCACGCGCTCGCGCATCTGGTGCTGCCGCGCGATGTCGGTCAGCAGCTCGTTGAGCGCGTAGGAGACCGCGGGAGTCACGGGTGGACCCCCACGGTGGCGCAGCCGGTGATCCACTCCTCCACCGGCTCGTAGGCCAGCAGCTCCGCCCTTCCAGCCGGGCACCGCGCCCATCAGGGCGATCCAGTTCCGGATCTCCTGGCCGCCGTTGCCGCCGTCGCGCTCGATGTCGCTCGAGGTCAACCGAGTGAGAGGCACGGTATCTCCGCGGGTGATGTGATCGAGCACGCGGTGTCCCAGTCGGGATTGATGCGCCCGGTCTCGAGCGTGCCCACCCCAGTGCGAGAGCCCGCCGGTGGCCACGAGCGCGATCCGCTCCGGGGAGGCCCGGCCGCGGATGCAGTCGCCCACGAAGGCGTCGACCTCGCGGCAGCGCCGCGGCGAGGGCAGGGGCGGCGCCGCGCAGTTGGTGTACACGGTGACGATCGGCACGTCGCCCGCCGGCATCAGGAACGACAGCGGCGCCGACAATTCGTCCCAGCTCTCGATCTCGTAGGCGTACACGAAGTCGATGCCCGCCTCGAGCCCGGCCTACGC is a window encoding:
- a CDS encoding sterol desaturase family protein, with protein sequence MASRIGVLGWVTGVVSTVLGALAFGAVLCLWFPAVLTTPALRDVYPMEIVRTTIKIALGVGFALGVVSVLTKRRKALGLTGAGFALLATLMGGSEVAVATPVPRGHHVGLDWFLLDLFLLSAIFVPIELLFGRLREQPIFREGWRTDLWHFGISHLLVQLTVFLTMAPAAIFFRWAVAPEVQAAVAAQPYALQFVEVLLVADLSQYTVHRLFHSVPWLWRFHEIHHSSRTMDWLAGSRLHLVDIVVTRGLSFVPLYVLGFAQPPVFAYVLFVSFQAVLIHANVGWRFGPLRWVLATPQYHHWHHAVEPVDVNFAVHLPVIDAIFGTLHLPGDRWPAAYGLAGRPVPDGYWAQLLFPFRHRS